In Colletotrichum higginsianum IMI 349063 chromosome 1, whole genome shotgun sequence, one genomic interval encodes:
- a CDS encoding Glycosyltransferase family 28 domain-containing protein, protein MALSRVTSRGLGHIQLGQSDRSDTATSGNVGSDGRVKVRFHANPQKLASWFQDFQGSFRPHSGDYDDGVIDRVNTNADDLTQARLRRRHSSVVLENLKRHPPAASPRLNIAIHIVGSRGDVQPFIPIAQLLGRAPYGHRVRICTHPVFKDFVESNGVEFFSIGGDPEALMAYMVKNPGLLPSRESVKAGDIGQRRKEMAEIINGAWRSCIEAGDGMGQRTTAATVKDADDLFVADAIIANPPSMAHIHCAEKLGIPLHMVFTMPWCPTQAFHHPLASMSYGEADTSVANYLSFIMMELLTWQGLGDLINKFRTQTLGLDPISPMWGCQLLPRLRVPYTFLWSESLIPKPADWDSHINITGFSFLPLADKYTPPPDLTAFLESGPPPVYIGFGSIVVDDPRALTQLIFDAVRIAGVRAIVSKGWGGVGGGSDDAVPDSVYLIGNCPHDWLFRRVSAVVHHGGAGTSAAGIAAGRPTVVVPFFGDQPFWGQMIARAGAGPAPVPFKEMTAETLAASISFALQPEVQVAVQRMAQRIAEEDGAGDTARDIQERLALDTMRCDICPERLANWTHRKTGAHLSNFAVGCLVDRDLMKPHDFKLLKHKKWYVDEGAEHPIIGLVAAVAGFFTSVGIATSDYSERLRSPRIPPGQSNGMEIDLEAQPERAKPAEVESNTTREASAEPDGGGGGGGGGGGGEETDMAEDGHLKRVAKANTMTPKQMNAIARKMATKSLRCADPTVEIAMDDMLNRDRGWRSRRPSAASSSAGRHQRRSRPMEIARATARYGFEVAKAGLKAPVAVFYNMANGFHNYPSYAFASHDVRRRDEITGLGSGIRTAGKEFALGNWEAFSGIVVKPYRAVKKDGIKGLGKGIWQGGRGFTYNIFAALFGLPGYTLKGVEKELSKHSLTELKAEVLLIRLRQGIVDFRRSTAAEREEVVVRWQQFLSGRS, encoded by the exons ATGGCACTCAGCCGCGTCACGTCAAGGGGACTGGGCCACATCCAGCTGGGGCAGAGCGACAGGTCCGACACGGCGACCTCGGGCAACGTCGGCAGCGATGGCCGCGTCAAGGTCCGGTTCCACGCAAACCCGCAGAAGCTCGCCTCCTGGTTCCAGGACTTCCAGGGCTCCTTCAGGCCGCACTCGggcgactacgacgacggcgtcatcgACAGAGTCAACAccaacgccgacgacctgACCCAGGCCCGGCTGCGTCGGCGCCACAGcagcgtcgtcctcgagaaCCTCAAGCGCCACccgccggccgcgagccCGCGCCTCAACATCGCCATCCACATCGTCGGCTCCCGCGGCGACGTCCAGCCCTTCATCCCCATCgcccagctgctcggccGCGCCCCTTACGGCCACCGCGTGCGCATCTGCACCCACCCCGTCTTCAAGGACTTTGTCGAGTCCAACGGCGTCGAGTTCTtcagcatcggcggcgacccggaGGCCCTCATGGCCTACATGGTCAAGAACCCGGGCCTGCTgcccagccgcgagagcgtcaaggccggcgacatcggccagcgccgcaaggagatggccgagatcATCAACGGCGCCTGGCGGAGCtgcatcgaggccggcgacggcatgGGCCAGcgcaccaccgccgccaccgtcaaggacgccgacgacctcttcgtcgccgacgccatcatcgccaacccGCCCTCCATGGCCCACATCCACtgcgccgagaagctcggcaTCCCGCTGCACATGGTCTTCACCATGCCCTGGTGTCCCACCCAGGCCTTCCACCACCCGCTGGCCTCCATGAGctacggcgaggccgacacGAGCGTCGCCAACTACCTCTCCTTTATCATGATGGAGCTCCTGACATGGCAAGG GCTCGGCGACTTGATCAACAAGTTCCGCACGCAgaccctcggcctcgaccccaTCAGTCCCATGTGGGGGTGCCAGCTCCTCCCGAGGCTCCGCGTGCCCTACACGTTCCTCTGGTCCGAGTCTCTCATCCCGAAGCCCGCCGACTGGGACTCCcacatcaacatcaccggCTTCTCCTTCCTCCCGCTCGCCGACAAGTACACGCCGCCCCCGGACCTGACGGCCTTCCTGGAGTCcggcccgccgcccgtctacatcggcttcggctccatcgtcgtcgatgaccCGAGGGCCCTCACGCAGCTCAtcttcgacgccgtccggatcgccggcgtccgcgccatcgtctccaagggctggggcggcgtcggcggcggcagcgacgacgccgtcccgGACAGCGTCTACCTCATCGGCAACTGCCCGCACGACTGGCTCTTCCGCCgcgtctcggccgtcgtccaccacggcggcgccggcacctccgccgccggcatcgccgcgGGCCGTCCGACCGTCGTCGTGCCCTTCTTCGGCGACCAGCCCTTCTGGGGCCAGATGatcgcccgcgccggcgccggccccgccCCCGTGCCCTTCAAGGAGATGACGGCCGAGACCCTGGCCGCGAGCATCTCCTTCGCCCTGCAGCCCGAGGTCCAGGTCGCCGTGCAGCGCATGGCCCAacgcatcgccgaggaggacggcgccggcgacacgGCGCGCGACATCCAGGAGAGGCTGGCCCTCGACACGATGCGCTGCGACATCTGCCCCGAACGCCTGGCCAACTGGACGCACCGGAAGACGGGCGCCCACCTGAGCAACTTCGCCGTCGGATGCCTCGTCGACAGGGACCTCATGAAGCCCCACGACTTCAAGCTGCTCAAGCACAAGAAGTGgtacgtcgacgagggcgccgagcaccccatcatcggcctggtcgccgccgtcgccggcttcttcacctccgtcggcatcgccacCTCGGACTACTCGGAGCGCCTGCGCAGTCCCCGGATCCCCCCAGGGCAGTCGAACGGAATGGAGATAGACCTTGAGGCCCAACCCGAACGGGCAAAGCCCGCCGAGGTGGAGAGCAACACGACCCGCGAGGCATCTGCAGaacccgacggcggcggcggaggaggaggaggaggaggaggaggagaagaaacgGACATGGCTGAGGACGGACACCTGAAGCGGgtggccaaggccaacacGATGACGCCCAAGCAGATGAACGCCATCGCCAGGAAGATGGCCACCAAGTCCCTGCGGTGCGCCGACCCCACCGTCGAGATCGCCATGGACGACATGTTGAACCGGGACAGGGGCTGGCGGAGCAGgaggccctcggccgcgtcgtcgtcggccggccGGCACCAGCGCAGGAGTCGGCCGATGGAGATCGCGCGCGCGACCGCCCGGTACGGCTTCGaggtcgccaaggccggcctCAAGGCGCCCGTGGCCGTCTTCTACAACATGGCCAACGGCTTCCACAACTACCCCTCGTACGCCTTCGCGAGCCACGacgtgcggcggcgggacgAGATCACGGGGCTGGGCAGCGGCATCCGGACGGCCGGCAAGGAGTTCGCGTTGGGGAACTGGGAGGCCTTTAGCGGGATCGTCGTGAAGCCCTACAGGGCTgtgaagaaggacggcatCAAGGGTTTGGGCAAGGGGATCTGGCAGGGCGGCCGAGGGTTCACCTACAACATCTTTGCCG CGCTCTTCGGTCTGCCAGGGTACACTCTCAAGGGAGTCGAAAAGGAGCTGTCGAAGCACAGTCTGACcgagctcaaggccgaggtgctgCTGATCCGGCTGAGGCAGGGGATAGTCGACTTcaggaggtcgacggcggcggagagggaggaggttgTTGTACGATGGCAGCAGTTTTTGTCGGGACGGTCGTGA
- a CDS encoding F-box domain-containing protein — translation MSSQTRAGAELEQQTALENKPLAGWPALPTELRLPILDELEKQLSSASNHYVRTWASVSKEWRSYFEPLLWRTLIFRSSTLESGLAGLREIMADHRRSLVRKISLHIDLESYTCEECDQRESRETMMANNARFSDAMIKLFSVLASWPSHDPGDGIALELSASSPSDARHLSSSPKHERCERSRSPGYSLTGVEQRLLGNLLTLTWPFANMALAPIPIIHSFVVKQKLCRSIRHTSMEHILGSLPSLRNINYEPWLGIEDQDIYNVELVSRLVLKTSSRPDVRRISVWLAQNRSILESESDAFASMPENYIISTEAVRSSYNLQELAVSHAVDAENFLQYWVGLPRDAPSPKIEHLALTYPFRHLAHDPVKAIHLIKTAAQAARWMPRIKILEVWAGGTGEGFFFRYQVKEDEVKLTVGATWKIPLSDAILSKWEKVVSRHHPGLTLQSVSQRIDPAVLTKPESICEHLELYHLIRQW, via the coding sequence ATGAGCTCACAAACTCGAGCCGGAGCCGAGCTGGAGCAACAGACGGCCCTTGAAAATAAACCGCTTGCTGGATGGCCTGCACTTCCAACGGAGCTTCGCCTCCCGATTTTGGACGAGTTGGAGAAGCAACTTTCTTCTGCCAGCAACCATTACGTCCGCACTTGGGCCAGCGTATCGAAAGAGTGGCGTTCCTACTTCGAACCTTTGCTATGGCGGACGCTGATCTTTCGGTCATCCACTTTAGAGTCGGGCCTTGCCGGCTTGAGAGAGATCATGGCGGATCACCGAAGAAGCTTGGTCAGGAAAATCTCGCTTCACATCGACCTGGAGAGCTACACCTGCGAGGAGTGCGACCAGCGGGAAAGCAGAGAGACTATGATGGCGAACAACGCGAGGTTCTCTGACGCGATGATAAAACTCTTCAGCGTCCTTGCAAGCTGGCCCTCGCATGACCCAGGAGACGGAATCGCGCTTGAGTTGAgcgccagctcgccgagcgaTGCGCGGCATCTGAGTTCATCACCGAAACACGAACGCTGTGAACGCAGCCGGTCGCCTGGATACTCACTCACCGGTGTTGAGCAGCGCTTGCTCGGTAACCTTCTTACGCTTACCTGGCCCTTTGCGAATATGGCCCTAGCTCCGATTCCCATCATCCATTCATTTGTCGTCAAGCAGAAACTATGTCGGAGCATCCGCCACACGTCAATGGAGCATATTCTCGGCAGCTTGCCGAGTCTTCGCAACATTAACTACGAACCATGGCTTGGAATAGAAGATCAAGACATTTATAACGTCGAGCTTGTGAGTCGCCTGGTGCTCAAAACCTCGAGTCGCCCCGACGTACGCAGAATAAGCGTGTGGTTAGCCCAGAACCGAAGCATACTCGAAAGCGAAAGCGACGCATTTGCCTCGATGCCCGAGAATTACATCATCTCCACCGAAGCAGTCCGGAGTAGCTATAATCTCCAAGAACTGGCCGTTTCCCATGCAGTGGATGCAGAAAACTTCCTCCAGTACTGGGTTGGGCTTCCACGGGATGCGCCAAGTCCAAAGATCGAACACTTAGCACTCACCTATCCGTTTCGACACCTGGCCCATGACCCGGTAAAGGCAATACACCTTATTAAAACAGCAGCTCAGGCGGCCCGGTGGATGCCTCGTATAAAAATTCTTGAAGTGTGGGCCGGTGGTACTGGCGAAGGGTTCTTCTTCAGGTATCAAGTAAAGGAGGACGAAGTCAAACTCACGGTGGGCGCTACCTGGAAAATCCCTCTGAGTGATGCGATCTTGTCGAAATGGGAAAAGGTAGTTAGCCGACACCACCCAGGTCTCACGCTCCAGTCCGTCAGTCAGCGCATCGACCCGGCCGTTTTGACCAAGCCGGAGAGCATCTGTGAGCATCTGGAGTTGTACCACTTGATTCGGCAGTGGTAA
- a CDS encoding Parp domain-containing protein — MADVIEFSEENILQLSLLRDEETDALIDAGFLSDDHRLSSPMDGVLCFTHQELILQVTAGPHYPVTAPFFDLINLTLSRKDMDGLRATLRCVIEEAAETNCVEKWLDRENSTYGIFEATMVVLKMAQEADALVKAVRSRANQKADEKERIIPHSDPYQKKAAQAITTNEMALKYLGKSAREICDTIPPDYRVLHAEYVIRRDLAARFDACRARLRKKLLRHHESLPSCCANHTRLEDKVEHLLRPRMTFHGTQRHLVPSIVRHGFLKPGSRVPKGGGGGGGGGGNDVHKVRCGSTYGCGIYSSPSAEFSLSYSNSRARPTSPTEYFGLKLIVCATIMGRAREMFRQDDWRTQSQPYKDADSHVANRELEYIVFDPAQIIPIYVLHLDWGADNAKYFEHLPMNPSQWKPRVSAANNMINANEGLDSAYAGERQRAKQAVFAKAAKYFPYGYGPATGGRFVVEEVGEVSEDEEDYGAYQAMRGTENQDRTDMSETNFWGWVEAAEEDEGEDGGGIHTTADEYITEKGSGYRPKSWDSIKRAEWEVEEEDDDGSFNLDWLLLGQV; from the coding sequence ATGGCTGATGTCATCGAATTCTCCGAAGAAAACATCCTTCAGCTGTCTCTCCTTCGTGATGAAGAAACAGACGCCCTCATAGACGCTGGCTTCCTCAGCGACGACCACCGATTATCCTCACCGATGGACGGCGTACTCTGCTTTACGCACCAAGAGCTCATCCTTCAAGTCACAGCTGGTCCTCACTATCCCGTCACGGCACCCTTCTTTGACCTCATCAACCTCACACTCTCGCGCAAGGACATGGATGGCCTCCGTGCGACCCTTCGCTGCGTgatcgaggaggcggccgagacgaacTGCGTCGAGAAATGGCTCGACAGGGAAAACAGCACATATGGAATCTTTGAGGCGACCATGGTTGTCTTGAAGATGGCCCAAGAGGCGGATGCTCTGGTGAAGGCGGTACGAAGTCGAGCCAACCAAAAAGCCGACGAAAAGGAACGCATAATACCTCATTCGGACCCATATCAAAAGAAGGCTGCCCAGGCGATTACAACCAACGAGATGGCCTTGAAGTACCTGGGCAAGTCGGCCAGGGAGATCTGCGACACGATTCCCCCGGATTACCGAGTTCTTCACGCCGAATATGTCATCCGGCGCGATCTAGCTGCCCGCTTCGATGCTTGCCGAGCTCGGTTGCGCAAAAagctcctccgccaccaCGAAAGCCTCCCGAGCTGCTGCGCGAACCACACCCGTCTCGAGGACAAGGTTGAGCATCTCCTTCGTCCACGCATGACGTTCCACGGCACGCAGCGCCACTTGGTTCCCTCCATCGTCCGTCACGGCTTTCTCAAGCCGGGCTCGCGCGTGCCcaagggaggaggaggaggaggaggaggaggaggaaacgACGTGCACAAGGTCCGTTGTGGCTCCACCTACGGTTGCGGCATCTATAGTTCGCCCAGCGCCGAGTTTTCCTTGAGCTACTCGAACTCCAGGGCGCggccgacatcgccgaccgaGTACTTCGGCCTCAAGTTGATTGTGTGTGCCACCATCATGGGTCGCGCGCGAGAGATGTTCCGCCAAGACGACTGGCGCACGCAGTCGCAGCCATACAAGGACGCTGATTCTCACGTGGCGAACCGCGAGCTTGAATACATCGTCTTCGACCCAGCACAGATCATTCCCATCTATGTGCTGCACCTGGATTGGGGCGCCGACAACGCAAAGTACTTTGAACATCTACCGATGAACCCATCCCAGTGGAAGCCCAGGGTCTCTGCGGCCAACAACATGATCAACGCCAACGAGGGTTTGGACTCTGCGTACGCAGGCGAGAGGCAAAGAGCAAAGCAGGCGGTGTTTGCCAAGGCGGCAAAGTACTTCCCCTACGGATATGGACCAGCGACAGGCGGACGATTTGTGGTCGAGGAGGTTGGAGAGGTCTcggaggacgaagaggactACGGTGCGTATCAAGCCATGAGAGGTACTGAGAATCAAGACAGGACGGacatgtctgagacgaacTTCTGGGGATGGGTGGAGGCGGctgaagaggacgagggcgaggacggggGTGGTATACATACAACAGCGGACGAATACATCACAGAGAAGGGATCTGGATACCGACCGAAGAGCTGGGACTCAATCAAGAGAGCCGAGtgggaggtggaggaggaagacgatgatggcAGCTTCAACCTGGATTGGCTGTTATTGGGCCAGGTTTAG